A stretch of Anolis sagrei isolate rAnoSag1 chromosome X, rAnoSag1.mat, whole genome shotgun sequence DNA encodes these proteins:
- the LOC137094829 gene encoding hepcidin-2-like — MKLHLTCVVFILLCAAVQNLHAFTFQSEVQKDTAALAEPVAETSGLQQGLLRRLKRHNSHLSICTYCCNCCRNKGCSFCCRT, encoded by the exons ATGAAGCTGCATCTGACCTGCGTTGTCTTCATTCTTCTCTGTGCCGCTGTCCAAAACCTCCATGCTTTCACATTTCAG TCAGAAGTCCAGAAAGACACAGCCGCCTTGGCAGAACCAGTGGCAGAAACCTCTGGATTGCAGCAG GGTTTGTTACGGAGACTCAAGCGCCACAACTCCCATCTCTCCATCTGCACTTACTGCTGCAACTGCTGCAGGAACAAGGGCTGTAGCTTCTGCTGCCGGACATGA